One segment of Urocitellus parryii isolate mUroPar1 chromosome 5, mUroPar1.hap1, whole genome shotgun sequence DNA contains the following:
- the Smarcd1 gene encoding SWI/SNF-related matrix-associated actin-dependent regulator of chromatin subfamily D member 1 isoform X1: MAARAGFQSVAPSGGAGASGGAGAAAALGPGGTPGPPVRMGPAPGQGLYRSPMPGAAYPRPGMLPGSRMTPQGPSMGPPGYGGNPSVRPGLAQSGMDQSRKRPAPQQIQQVQQQAVQNRNHNAKKKKMADKILPQRIRELVPESQAYMDLLAFERKLDQTIMRKRLDIQEALKRPIKQKRKLRIFISNTFNPAKSDAEDGEGTVASWELRVEGRLLEDSALSKYDATKQKRKFSSFFKSLVIELDKDLYGPDNHLVEWHRTATTQETDGFQVKRPGDVNVRCTVLLMLDYQPPQFKLDPRLARLLGIHTQTRPVIIQALWQYIKTHKLQDPHEREFVICDKYLQQIFESQRMKFSEIPQRLHALLMPPEPIIINHVISVDPNDQKKTACYDIDVEVDDTLKTQMNSFLLSTASQQEIATLDNKIHETIETINQLKTQREFMLSFARDPQGFINDWLQSQCRDLKTMTDVVGNPEEERRAEFYFQPWAQEAVCRYFYSKVQQRRQELEQALGIRNT, translated from the exons ATGGCGGCCCGGGCGGGTTTCCAGTCTGTGGCTCCGAGCGGCGGTGCCGGAGCCTCCGGAGGGGCGGGTGCGGCGGCTGCTCTGGGCCCGGGCGGAACTCCGGGGCCTCCCGTGCGAATGGGCCCGGCGCCGGGTCAAGGGCTGTACCGCTCCCCGATGCCCGGAGCGGCCTATCCg AGACCAGGTATGCTGCCAGGCAGCCGAATGACACCTCAGGGACCTTCCATGGGACCTCCTGGCTATGGGGGAAACCCTTCTGTCCGACCTGGCCTGGCCCAGTCAGGGATGGACCAGTCCCGCAAGAGACCTGCACCTCAACAGATCCAGCAGGTCCAACAGCAGGCGGTCCAAAATCGAAACCACAA tgcaaagaaaaagaagatggctGACAAAATTCTACCTCAAAGG ATTCGTGAACTGGTACCAGAATCCCAGGCCTATATGGATCTTTTGGCTTTTGAAAGGAAACTGGACCAGACTATCATGAGGAAACGGCTAGATATCCAGGAGGCCTTGAAACGTCCCATCAAG CAAAAACGGAAGCTGcgaattttcatttctaacactTTCAATCCGGCTAAGTCAGATGCCGAGGATGGGGAAGGGACGGTGGCTTCCTGGGAGCTTCGGGTAGAAGGACGGCTCCTGGAGGAT tcAGCCTTGTCCAAATATGATGccacaaaacaaaagaggaaattttcttccttttttaagtcCTTAGTGATCGAATTGGACAAAGACTTGTATGGGCCAGACAACCATCTGGTAGAA TGGCACAGGACCGCCACTACCCAGGAGACCGATGGCTTCCAGGTGAAGCGACCAGGAGATGTGAATGTACGGTGTACTGTCCTACTGATGCTGGATTATCAG CCTCCTCAGTTTAAATTAGACCCTCGTTTGGCTCGGCTCCTTGGCATTCACACCCAGACTCGTCCAGTGATCATTCAAGCACTATGGCAATATATTAAGACACATAAGCTCCAAGATCCTCATGAGCGGGAGTTTGTCATCTGTGACAAGTACCTCCAGCAG ATCTTTGAGTCTCAGCGTATGAAGTTTTCAGAGATCCCTCAAAGGCTGCATGCCTTGCTTATGCCACCAGAACCCATTATCATTAATCACGTCATCAG TGTTGATCCAAATGATCAGAAAAAGACAGCTTGTTATGACATTGATGTGGAAGTGGATGATACCTTGAAGACTCAGATGAATTCTTTCCTGCTGTCCACTGCTAGTCAACAGGAGATTGCTACTCTAGACAACAAG ATCCACGAAACAATAGAAACTATCAACCAGCTGAAGACCCAGCGGGAGTTCATGCTGAGCTTTGCCAGAGACCCTCAGGGTTTCATCAATGATTGGCTTCAGTCCCAGTGCCGGGACCTCAAG ACCATGACTGATGTGGTGGGTAACCCAGAGGAGGAGCGCCGAGCTGAGTTCTATTTCCAGCCTTGGGCTCAGGAGGCCGTGTGCCGATACTTTTACTCCAAG GTGCAGCAGAGACGACAAGAATTAGAGCAAGCCCTGGGAATCCGGAATACATAG
- the Smarcd1 gene encoding SWI/SNF-related matrix-associated actin-dependent regulator of chromatin subfamily D member 1 isoform X2 — protein MAARAGFQSVAPSGGAGASGGAGAAAALGPGGTPGPPVRMGPAPGQGLYRSPMPGAAYPRPGMLPGSRMTPQGPSMGPPGYGGNPSVRPGLAQSGMDQSRKRPAPQQIQQVQQQAVQNRNHNAKKKKMADKILPQRIRELVPESQAYMDLLAFERKLDQTIMRKRLDIQEALKRPIKSALSKYDATKQKRKFSSFFKSLVIELDKDLYGPDNHLVEWHRTATTQETDGFQVKRPGDVNVRCTVLLMLDYQPPQFKLDPRLARLLGIHTQTRPVIIQALWQYIKTHKLQDPHEREFVICDKYLQQIFESQRMKFSEIPQRLHALLMPPEPIIINHVISVDPNDQKKTACYDIDVEVDDTLKTQMNSFLLSTASQQEIATLDNKIHETIETINQLKTQREFMLSFARDPQGFINDWLQSQCRDLKTMTDVVGNPEEERRAEFYFQPWAQEAVCRYFYSKVQQRRQELEQALGIRNT, from the exons ATGGCGGCCCGGGCGGGTTTCCAGTCTGTGGCTCCGAGCGGCGGTGCCGGAGCCTCCGGAGGGGCGGGTGCGGCGGCTGCTCTGGGCCCGGGCGGAACTCCGGGGCCTCCCGTGCGAATGGGCCCGGCGCCGGGTCAAGGGCTGTACCGCTCCCCGATGCCCGGAGCGGCCTATCCg AGACCAGGTATGCTGCCAGGCAGCCGAATGACACCTCAGGGACCTTCCATGGGACCTCCTGGCTATGGGGGAAACCCTTCTGTCCGACCTGGCCTGGCCCAGTCAGGGATGGACCAGTCCCGCAAGAGACCTGCACCTCAACAGATCCAGCAGGTCCAACAGCAGGCGGTCCAAAATCGAAACCACAA tgcaaagaaaaagaagatggctGACAAAATTCTACCTCAAAGG ATTCGTGAACTGGTACCAGAATCCCAGGCCTATATGGATCTTTTGGCTTTTGAAAGGAAACTGGACCAGACTATCATGAGGAAACGGCTAGATATCCAGGAGGCCTTGAAACGTCCCATCAAG tcAGCCTTGTCCAAATATGATGccacaaaacaaaagaggaaattttcttccttttttaagtcCTTAGTGATCGAATTGGACAAAGACTTGTATGGGCCAGACAACCATCTGGTAGAA TGGCACAGGACCGCCACTACCCAGGAGACCGATGGCTTCCAGGTGAAGCGACCAGGAGATGTGAATGTACGGTGTACTGTCCTACTGATGCTGGATTATCAG CCTCCTCAGTTTAAATTAGACCCTCGTTTGGCTCGGCTCCTTGGCATTCACACCCAGACTCGTCCAGTGATCATTCAAGCACTATGGCAATATATTAAGACACATAAGCTCCAAGATCCTCATGAGCGGGAGTTTGTCATCTGTGACAAGTACCTCCAGCAG ATCTTTGAGTCTCAGCGTATGAAGTTTTCAGAGATCCCTCAAAGGCTGCATGCCTTGCTTATGCCACCAGAACCCATTATCATTAATCACGTCATCAG TGTTGATCCAAATGATCAGAAAAAGACAGCTTGTTATGACATTGATGTGGAAGTGGATGATACCTTGAAGACTCAGATGAATTCTTTCCTGCTGTCCACTGCTAGTCAACAGGAGATTGCTACTCTAGACAACAAG ATCCACGAAACAATAGAAACTATCAACCAGCTGAAGACCCAGCGGGAGTTCATGCTGAGCTTTGCCAGAGACCCTCAGGGTTTCATCAATGATTGGCTTCAGTCCCAGTGCCGGGACCTCAAG ACCATGACTGATGTGGTGGGTAACCCAGAGGAGGAGCGCCGAGCTGAGTTCTATTTCCAGCCTTGGGCTCAGGAGGCCGTGTGCCGATACTTTTACTCCAAG GTGCAGCAGAGACGACAAGAATTAGAGCAAGCCCTGGGAATCCGGAATACATAG
- the Asic1 gene encoding acid-sensing ion channel 1 isoform X4 — protein MKGGTGNGLEIMLDIQQDEYLPVWGETDETSFEAGIKVQIHSQDEPPFIDQLGFGVAPGFQTFVACQEQRQLIYLPPPWGTCKAVTMDSDFFDSYSITACRIDCETRYLVENCNCRMVHMPGDAPYCTPEQYKECADPALDFLVEKDQEYCVCEMPCNLTRYGKELSMVKIPSKASAKYLAKKFNKSEQYIGENILVLDIFFEVLNYETIEQKKAYEIAGLLGDIGGQMGLFIGASILTVLELFDYAYEVIKHKLCRRGKCQKEAKRSSADKGVALSLDDVKRHNPCESLRGHPAGMTYAANILPHHPARGTFEDFTC, from the exons ATGAAGGGTGGGACAGGCAATGGGCTGGAGATCATGCTGGACATCCAGCAGGACGAGTACTTACCTGTATGGGGAGAGACTG ACGAGACGTCCTTTGAAGCGGGAATCAAAGTACAGATACACAGTCAGGATGAACCTCCTTTCATCGACCAGCTGGGCTTTGGTGTGGCCCCAGGCTTCCAGACCTTTGTGGCCTGCCAGGAGCAGCGG CAGCTCATCTACCTGCCCCCACCCTGGGGCACCTGCAAAGCTGTTACCATGGACTCGGATTTCTTCGACTCCTACAGCATCACTGCCTGCCGCATTGACTGTGAGACACGTTATCTGGTGGAAAACTGCAACTGCCGCATGGTACACATGCCAG GGGATGCACCATACTGCACTCCAGAGCAGTATAAGGAGTGTGCAGATCCTGCCCTGG ACTTCCTGGTGGAGAAGGACCAGGAGTACTGCGTATGTGAAATGCCCTGCAACTTGACCCGATATGGCAAGGAGCTGTCCATGGTTAAGATCCCCAGCAAAGCCTCAGCCAAGTACCTGGCCAAGAAGTTCAACAAGTCTGAACAGTACATAGG GGAGAACATCCTCGTGTTGGACATTTTCTTTGAAGTCCTCAACTATGAGACCATTGAGCAGAAGAAGGCCTATGAGATTGCAGGGCTCCTGG GTGACATCGGGGGTCAGATGGGGCTGTTCATCGGGGCCAGCATCCTCACGGTGCTGGAGCTCTTTGACTACGCCTATGAG GTTATAAAGCACAAATTGTGCCGAAGAGGGAAGTGCCAGAAGGAGGCCAAGAGGAGCAGTGCAGACAAGGGCGTGGCCCTCAGCCTGGATGACGTCAAAAGACAT AACCCGTGCGAGAGCCTCCGGGGCCACCCTGCTGGGATGACTTACGCTGCCAACATCCTACCTCACCATCCGGCCCGAGGCACGTTTGAGGACTTTACCTGCTGA